The Novosphingobium terrae genome has a window encoding:
- a CDS encoding gamma-glutamyltransferase family protein, whose amino-acid sequence MPHSAQSGLRRPLLARAISALTLGAMVAATPLPALARPLPAKNVTVRADATGPAKRVQSGASAHAMVAAANPLAVAAGMRVLKAGGSAVDAAVAIQAVLGLVEPQSSGLGGGSFMVFYDAKTRKVSAYDGRETAPAGANPRQFLHPDGTPMTYAEAVTGGQSSGIPGAIAMLDMAQKEHGKLPWKILFGPARQLATEGFIVSPRLAGMITSRAPQAHMADAQAYFRNADGTQMKAGDRLINKAYADSLDLIAANRSAGLLSGPLAEAILQRIHTGPAPSPMTLADMAAYKPRKTEALCRPYRAYIICTPQAPSGGLPVQEAMGILAHTDINKRSAKDEKGWYLLSQASRLAYADRDKYEGDPAFVPVPTDGLLAPDYLAKRAALIGEQAQPVTYGVPAGAPKVGPDHTLEPGGTSHIVIVDADGNALSMTTTVESIFGNGHMVGGFFMNNQLTDSSFAPDNADGTPAANAVAPGKRPRSSMAPTIVLDKATGHFAAATGSPGGTAIVGYVVKALVGILDWKMSPQDAVALPNLVAMGNKYSADKFPDDITQALAARGEVLDTQRGENSGLQAIVYQPKGTAGIRYIGGADPRREGIARGF is encoded by the coding sequence TTGCCTCATTCCGCCCAATCCGGCCTGCGCCGCCCCCTGCTGGCCCGCGCAATCTCTGCCCTGACGCTCGGCGCGATGGTTGCCGCCACGCCGCTGCCCGCGCTGGCCCGCCCGCTTCCCGCCAAGAACGTTACCGTCAGGGCTGACGCCACCGGCCCTGCCAAGCGTGTCCAGTCGGGCGCCTCGGCCCATGCCATGGTGGCTGCCGCCAATCCGCTGGCCGTGGCCGCAGGCATGCGCGTGCTGAAGGCCGGAGGCAGCGCGGTCGATGCCGCCGTGGCGATCCAGGCGGTGCTGGGTCTGGTCGAGCCGCAGAGTTCGGGCCTTGGCGGCGGTTCCTTCATGGTGTTCTACGACGCCAAGACCCGCAAGGTCTCCGCCTATGACGGGCGCGAAACCGCTCCCGCAGGCGCCAACCCCCGGCAGTTCCTCCACCCCGACGGCACGCCCATGACCTATGCCGAGGCGGTGACGGGCGGCCAGTCCAGCGGCATTCCCGGCGCCATCGCCATGCTCGACATGGCGCAGAAGGAGCATGGCAAGCTGCCGTGGAAAATACTCTTCGGCCCGGCCCGTCAGCTGGCCACTGAAGGCTTTATCGTCTCGCCGCGTCTGGCGGGCATGATCACCAGCCGCGCGCCTCAGGCCCATATGGCCGATGCGCAGGCCTATTTCCGCAATGCCGATGGCACGCAGATGAAGGCCGGTGACCGCCTGATCAACAAGGCCTATGCCGACAGTCTCGACCTGATCGCCGCCAACCGCTCCGCCGGGCTGCTGTCGGGCCCGCTGGCCGAGGCGATCCTGCAGCGCATCCACACCGGCCCCGCGCCCTCGCCGATGACGCTGGCCGATATGGCCGCCTACAAGCCGCGCAAGACCGAGGCGCTGTGCCGCCCCTATCGCGCCTATATCATCTGCACGCCTCAAGCCCCCTCGGGCGGCTTGCCGGTGCAGGAGGCCATGGGCATCCTTGCGCATACGGACATCAACAAGCGCAGCGCCAAGGATGAAAAGGGCTGGTATCTGCTCTCGCAGGCCAGCCGCCTCGCCTATGCCGACCGCGACAAATATGAGGGCGACCCCGCCTTTGTGCCCGTGCCCACCGATGGCCTGCTGGCGCCCGACTATCTCGCCAAGCGCGCCGCGCTGATCGGCGAACAGGCCCAGCCCGTCACCTATGGCGTGCCCGCCGGCGCGCCCAAGGTCGGCCCCGACCACACGCTTGAACCGGGCGGCACCAGCCACATCGTGATCGTCGATGCCGACGGCAACGCCCTCTCCATGACCACCACCGTGGAAAGCATCTTCGGCAACGGGCACATGGTTGGCGGCTTCTTCATGAACAACCAGCTGACGGACTCCTCCTTCGCGCCCGACAATGCCGACGGCACGCCTGCCGCCAACGCCGTGGCACCGGGCAAGCGCCCGCGCTCCTCGATGGCGCCGACCATCGTGCTGGACAAGGCGACCGGCCACTTCGCCGCCGCCACCGGCTCGCCCGGCGGCACGGCCATCGTCGGCTATGTGGTCAAGGCGCTGGTCGGCATCCTCGACTGGAAGATGAGCCCGCAAGACGCCGTCGCGCTGCCCAATCTGGTGGCGATGGGCAACAAATACTCCGCCGACAAATTCCCTGACGATATCACTCAGGCGCTGGCCGCACGCGGGGAAGTGCTGGATACGCAGCGGGGTGAAAACTCCGGGCTGCAGGCCATCGTCTATCAGCCCAAGGGTACGGCGGGTATCCGCTACATCGGCGGTGCTGATCCCCGGCGTGAAGGGATTGCGCGCGGGTTTTAA
- a CDS encoding GNAT family N-acetyltransferase gives MNQTAPSSAAAALTIRPARPEDAAALSALKLACFRETFGAEGFAIPYPAADLARFEVEAYGQPTVARELADPAHMSWVAEDGEGQLLAYAHVGPSKLPHADVREGDLELYQLYLRRAAQGAGLGKQLLDLALDWMAARRPGALWLGVWQGNDRARHVYAGRGFEVVGEYRFAVGDWFDEEFIMRRQLPLA, from the coding sequence ATGAACCAGACCGCTCCTTCTTCCGCCGCCGCTGCCCTGACGATTCGCCCCGCCCGCCCGGAGGATGCCGCGGCGCTCAGCGCGCTGAAACTGGCCTGCTTTCGGGAGACCTTCGGTGCCGAGGGTTTTGCCATCCCCTATCCCGCCGCCGATCTCGCCCGTTTCGAGGTCGAGGCCTATGGTCAGCCCACCGTGGCGCGCGAACTGGCCGACCCGGCCCATATGAGCTGGGTTGCCGAGGATGGTGAGGGGCAGCTGCTGGCCTATGCCCATGTCGGGCCCTCCAAGCTGCCGCATGCGGATGTGCGCGAGGGCGATCTGGAGCTGTACCAGCTCTATCTGCGGCGCGCGGCGCAGGGCGCGGGCCTTGGCAAGCAGTTGCTGGATCTTGCTCTGGACTGGATGGCGGCGCGGCGGCCCGGTGCTCTGTGGCTGGGGGTGTGGCAGGGCAATGATCGTGCGCGCCATGTCTATGCCGGGCGAGGCTTTGAGGTGGTCGGCGAATACCGCTTTGCGGTAGGTGATTGGTTTGACGAAGAATTTATCATGCGTCGGCAGCTGCCGCTTGCCTAA
- a CDS encoding methyl-accepting chemotaxis protein, with the protein MTLSRFGISTRLLTAFAILLVAMAGFGIFSVMKIGEVNALSLDMRTRWLPATQEVGQIHAFISQYRIRQSEMIAAPVKDKPRAAKLVRNAGMAIDGLMIHYEKLIDTPQQHDAFHHVYHNWLAYKALNEKMLALDARHGDQDDTAVRDLFEGDVQQSFYTVEDSIMALVDVNTAGANAVSAESNRIHEAARRTTLIALSATVALALALLAMLMQTIARPVRRLAEAVTRLVDGDMDVRVPATSRKDEVGALARALDAFKRLVAHDQARAAAELEHARNTQLTIDAIGNGLAELAEGNLTHRVPENGHGALGALHVNFNEAAQRLSDVLSEIVEGCDTISRGTQDIAMAGGDLSRRTDHQATSLADTARTLGELTGMVKLTADNARQTSTRLATTRQTAGGMEAKANDAIAAMRAIEDSSRQMAEIIGVIDGIAFQTNLLALNAGVEAARAGDAGRGFAVVATEVRALAQRSADAAKDIKALITTSNGQIGGGVALVASSGGALRQIVGEVSAISELVEEIAQSASKQANAMDGISTMVSEMDEFTQQNAAMVEQSSASTVNLSTETERLVNQLSTFRLTGRRQAEVIIAPSQPQLQARLHALPSARGNAALKLADEDWSAF; encoded by the coding sequence ATGACGTTGTCGCGCTTTGGGATTTCGACCCGGCTGCTGACTGCCTTTGCCATCCTGCTGGTGGCGATGGCCGGTTTCGGCATCTTTTCGGTGATGAAGATCGGCGAGGTCAACGCCCTCTCGCTGGACATGCGCACCCGCTGGTTGCCCGCCACGCAAGAGGTCGGCCAGATCCACGCCTTTATCTCGCAATACCGCATCCGCCAGAGCGAGATGATCGCCGCACCCGTCAAGGACAAGCCGCGCGCCGCCAAGCTGGTGCGCAACGCCGGCATGGCGATCGACGGGCTGATGATCCATTATGAAAAGCTGATCGACACCCCCCAGCAGCATGACGCCTTTCACCACGTCTATCACAACTGGCTGGCCTATAAGGCGCTGAACGAGAAGATGCTGGCTCTGGACGCCCGTCATGGCGATCAGGACGACACCGCCGTGCGCGACCTGTTCGAAGGCGATGTGCAGCAGAGCTTCTACACGGTCGAGGATTCGATCATGGCGCTGGTCGATGTCAACACGGCTGGCGCGAATGCCGTCTCTGCCGAATCCAACCGCATTCACGAAGCCGCCCGCCGCACCACGCTGATCGCGCTGAGCGCCACCGTCGCGCTGGCGCTGGCGCTGCTGGCGATGCTGATGCAGACCATCGCCCGCCCGGTGCGCCGTCTGGCCGAGGCCGTCACGCGGCTGGTCGATGGCGATATGGATGTGCGCGTCCCCGCCACCAGCCGCAAGGATGAGGTGGGCGCCCTCGCCCGTGCGCTTGATGCCTTCAAGCGGCTGGTCGCGCATGATCAGGCCCGCGCCGCCGCCGAGCTGGAGCATGCCCGCAACACGCAGCTTACCATCGATGCCATCGGCAATGGCCTTGCCGAACTGGCCGAGGGCAATCTCACGCATCGCGTCCCGGAAAACGGCCATGGCGCGCTGGGCGCCCTCCATGTCAATTTCAACGAGGCGGCACAGCGCCTTTCCGATGTGCTGAGCGAGATCGTCGAGGGCTGCGACACGATCAGCCGCGGCACACAGGACATCGCCATGGCCGGCGGCGACCTGTCGCGCCGCACGGATCATCAGGCCACATCGCTGGCCGACACCGCCCGCACGCTGGGCGAGCTGACCGGCATGGTGAAACTCACCGCCGACAATGCCCGCCAGACCTCCACGCGCCTGGCCACCACCCGCCAGACCGCCGGCGGCATGGAGGCCAAGGCCAATGATGCCATTGCCGCCATGCGCGCCATTGAGGACTCCAGCCGCCAGATGGCCGAGATCATCGGCGTGATCGACGGCATCGCTTTCCAGACCAACCTGCTGGCCCTTAACGCCGGGGTCGAGGCGGCCCGCGCGGGTGACGCCGGTCGCGGCTTTGCCGTGGTGGCCACCGAGGTGCGCGCGCTGGCCCAGCGCAGTGCCGATGCCGCCAAGGACATCAAGGCGCTGATCACCACCTCCAACGGCCAGATCGGCGGCGGCGTGGCGCTGGTGGCCTCCAGCGGCGGGGCCTTGCGCCAGATCGTGGGCGAGGTTTCGGCCATTTCCGAGCTGGTGGAGGAAATCGCCCAATCGGCCAGCAAGCAGGCCAATGCCATGGACGGCATCAGCACCATGGTCAGCGAGATGGACGAATTCACCCAGCAGAATGCGGCGATGGTCGAACAAAGCTCTGCCAGCACGGTTAATCTTTCCACTGAGACCGAGCGGCTGGTCAACCAGCTCAGCACCTTCCGCCTGACCGGGCGGCGGCAGGCCGAGGTGATCATCGCGCCATCCCAGCCGCAGCTTCAGGCGCGCCTGCATGCCTTGCCCTCGGCGCGGGGCAATGCGGCGCTCAAGCTGGCCGATGAGGATTGGTCCGCCTTCTGA
- a CDS encoding energy transducer TonB, whose product MMKIVRRSAPALLACAMLAGILTASPAMAQSDWSRQAARIISSKQTYPTTAQMRGEEGTAKVKVYVGADGSVQRTELATGSGSPLLDREALAMPTRAGRLPAPPGGPTVLTVPVTWKLI is encoded by the coding sequence ATGATGAAGATTGTTCGCCGCTCCGCCCCCGCCCTGCTGGCCTGCGCCATGCTGGCTGGTATCCTGACCGCCTCGCCGGCCATGGCGCAGAGCGACTGGAGCCGTCAGGCCGCGCGCATCATCAGCTCCAAGCAGACTTACCCCACCACCGCCCAGATGCGCGGCGAGGAAGGCACCGCGAAGGTGAAGGTCTATGTCGGCGCCGATGGCAGCGTGCAGCGCACCGAACTGGCCACCGGCTCGGGATCGCCGCTGCTGGACCGCGAGGCGCTGGCCATGCCGACCCGCGCCGGTCGCCTGCCTGCCCCTCCGGGCGGCCCCACCGTGCTGACCGTGCCGGTGACCTGGAAGCTGATTTAA
- a CDS encoding DEAD/DEAH box helicase: MSYFSDLNLAEPILRALAEKGYTDPTPIQRQSIPSLIEGRDLLGLAQTGTGKTAAFSLPSLHRLAMDPKPRRAASCRMLVLSPTRELAAQIADNMKFYAKHLPLSVQCIFGGVPAPKQARALVGGTDILVATPGRLLDLIDQRALTLRDVEIFVLDEADQMMDLGFIHALKRVARLLPAQRQSLFFSATMPQDIEALGRQFINNPVKVEVAPQSTTAERVEQFATFVSQAEKQALLTIKLREGLASGEIDRTLVFSRTKHGADRIVRFLTPAGIEAAAIHGDKSQAQRTAALKGFRDGKVKVLVATDIAARGIDVTGVSHVFNFDIPNVAEQYVHRIGRTGRAGANGIALSFVADDEKPYIKAIERLTGVKLTMQQLPANFLVEAARLPAPAKRGNGQPERVDRGASAGRGDGRGRGGAGRPQGQGRDGGRGGQQEHNRHNNRRKDPGAQDRVTRDGQRSGQQRDNDRARAERRQNDPRSTAQRPSSGPRFDPLSDASGDERRDRSVRRGR; encoded by the coding sequence ATGTCCTATTTTTCCGACCTTAACCTGGCCGAGCCCATTCTGCGCGCGCTGGCCGAAAAAGGTTACACCGACCCCACCCCCATCCAGCGCCAGTCGATCCCCTCGCTGATCGAGGGCCGCGACCTTCTCGGCCTGGCCCAGACCGGCACCGGCAAGACCGCCGCTTTCTCGCTGCCCTCGCTGCACCGTCTGGCGATGGACCCCAAGCCGCGCCGCGCCGCCTCGTGCCGCATGCTGGTGCTGAGCCCCACCCGTGAGCTGGCCGCCCAGATCGCGGACAATATGAAGTTCTACGCCAAGCATCTGCCGCTCAGCGTGCAGTGCATCTTCGGCGGCGTGCCCGCGCCCAAGCAGGCCCGCGCCCTCGTCGGCGGCACCGATATTCTGGTCGCCACCCCGGGCCGTCTGCTCGACCTGATCGACCAGCGTGCGCTGACCCTGCGCGACGTGGAAATCTTCGTGCTCGACGAAGCCGACCAGATGATGGATCTGGGCTTTATCCATGCCCTGAAGCGCGTCGCCCGCCTGCTGCCCGCACAGCGCCAGAGCCTGTTCTTCAGCGCCACCATGCCGCAGGACATCGAGGCGCTGGGCCGCCAGTTCATCAACAACCCCGTGAAGGTGGAAGTGGCCCCGCAGTCCACCACCGCCGAGCGTGTCGAGCAGTTCGCCACCTTTGTGTCGCAGGCCGAAAAGCAGGCCCTGCTGACCATCAAGCTGCGCGAAGGCCTGGCCAGCGGCGAGATCGACCGCACGCTGGTCTTCTCGCGCACCAAGCATGGCGCCGACCGCATCGTGCGCTTCCTGACTCCCGCCGGCATCGAGGCTGCCGCCATCCATGGCGACAAGTCTCAGGCCCAGCGCACCGCTGCGCTCAAGGGCTTCCGTGACGGCAAGGTCAAGGTGCTGGTCGCCACCGACATCGCCGCGCGCGGCATCGACGTGACCGGCGTGTCGCACGTCTTCAACTTCGACATCCCCAATGTCGCCGAGCAGTATGTCCACCGCATCGGCCGCACCGGCCGCGCTGGCGCCAACGGCATCGCCCTCTCCTTCGTGGCCGATGACGAAAAGCCCTACATCAAGGCCATCGAGCGCCTGACCGGCGTGAAGCTGACCATGCAGCAACTGCCCGCCAACTTCCTCGTCGAGGCCGCCCGCCTGCCCGCCCCCGCCAAGCGCGGCAATGGCCAGCCCGAGCGCGTTGATCGCGGCGCCAGCGCCGGTCGCGGCGATGGTCGCGGTCGCGGTGGCGCGGGTCGTCCGCAGGGGCAGGGCCGCGATGGTGGCCGTGGCGGCCAGCAGGAGCACAACCGCCACAACAACCGCCGCAAGGACCCGGGCGCGCAGGATCGCGTTACCCGTGACGGCCAGCGTTCCGGCCAGCAGCGCGACAACGACCGCGCCCGCGCCGAGCGCCGCCAGAACGACCCGCGTTCGACCGCGCAGCGTCCTTCCTCGGGCCCGCGTTTCGATCCGCTGAGCGATGCTTCGGGGGATGAGCGCCGGGATCGTTCGGTGCGTCGCGGGCGTTAA
- a CDS encoding ATP-binding protein, with translation MSASVIIGEQQSGKPLQIDIEELLATRLLVQGNSGSGKSHLLRRLLEESAALVQQVVIDPEGDFVTLAEPFGHIVVDGAAYSNNDLIRLANRVRQHRASVILALDGLEIEAQMRCAATFINTLFDAPRDQWYPALVVVDEAQMFAPAAAGDVTDEVRRLSLSAMTNLMCRGRKRGLAGIIATQRLAKLAKNVAAEASNFLMGRTFLDIDMARAADLLGMDRRQAETIRDLERGQFLALGPAITRRPVAVRIGGVQTTSRAVSTGLLPPPTATGQDLHDLLHAAPTLEELTAVDGPSPRPAMPDAGDLMEQIGSYVMAVAPGTDQEPEDPLAGGDNLFAAAAVAAPPAIAPDEINAMIASIMEDMATEPGATYQQIASLYQDFTLRCRMKRIGHHAGDVAQFRRRFAMAVAGIYAPQEERWAELMGLARAVSDEWLAPFLVLARAAMEGEACPDDNELARVYGTSSSGRIRRLLEHLEKEGHIVVKTDYGGRRSVGIPELGVFTAAV, from the coding sequence GTGAGCGCATCGGTTATCATCGGCGAACAGCAGAGCGGCAAACCTCTGCAAATCGACATCGAGGAACTTTTGGCGACCCGTTTGCTGGTTCAAGGCAATTCGGGCTCGGGCAAGAGCCATTTGCTGCGCCGTCTGCTGGAGGAAAGCGCCGCGCTGGTCCAGCAGGTGGTGATCGACCCTGAGGGCGATTTCGTCACGCTGGCCGAGCCTTTCGGGCATATCGTCGTCGATGGCGCGGCCTATTCGAACAACGACCTGATCCGGCTGGCCAACCGCGTGCGCCAGCACCGGGCGAGTGTGATTCTGGCGCTCGACGGGCTGGAGATCGAGGCGCAGATGCGCTGCGCAGCCACCTTCATCAACACGCTGTTCGATGCCCCGCGCGATCAGTGGTATCCGGCTCTGGTGGTGGTGGACGAGGCGCAGATGTTCGCCCCCGCCGCCGCTGGCGATGTGACGGATGAAGTGCGACGCCTGTCGCTTTCGGCGATGACGAACCTGATGTGCCGTGGCCGTAAGCGCGGGCTGGCGGGGATCATCGCCACACAGCGTCTTGCCAAGCTGGCGAAGAATGTGGCGGCGGAAGCCTCCAACTTTCTGATGGGCCGCACCTTCCTTGACATCGATATGGCGCGCGCCGCCGATCTGCTGGGCATGGACCGCCGCCAGGCCGAGACCATCCGCGATCTGGAGCGCGGCCAGTTTCTGGCGCTGGGCCCGGCGATCACGCGGCGGCCTGTCGCGGTGCGCATCGGCGGGGTGCAGACCACCAGCCGTGCGGTTTCCACGGGGCTTTTGCCGCCACCGACCGCCACGGGGCAGGATCTGCACGATCTGCTCCACGCCGCGCCGACGCTGGAAGAGCTGACCGCCGTGGACGGTCCGTCGCCGCGCCCCGCGATGCCCGATGCGGGCGATCTGATGGAGCAGATCGGTTCCTATGTGATGGCCGTGGCGCCGGGCACCGATCAGGAGCCCGAGGACCCGCTGGCGGGTGGCGATAACCTCTTCGCCGCTGCCGCCGTCGCCGCTCCGCCCGCCATCGCGCCGGATGAAATCAACGCCATGATCGCGTCCATTATGGAGGACATGGCTACCGAGCCCGGCGCGACCTATCAGCAGATCGCCTCGCTCTATCAGGACTTTACGCTGCGTTGCCGGATGAAGCGCATCGGCCACCACGCGGGCGATGTGGCGCAGTTCCGCCGCCGCTTTGCCATGGCCGTCGCGGGCATCTACGCCCCGCAGGAAGAGCGCTGGGCTGAGCTGATGGGGCTGGCGCGCGCCGTGTCAGATGAATGGCTGGCGCCGTTCCTTGTTCTCGCCCGCGCCGCCATGGAGGGTGAGGCCTGCCCTGACGACAATGAGCTTGCCCGCGTTTATGGCACCTCTTCCTCGGGTCGCATCCGCCGGTTGCTGGAGCATCTGGAAAAGGAAGGCCATATCGTCGTGAAGACCGATTACGGCGGTCGGCGTTCGGTGGGGATTCCCGAACTGGGCGTGTTTACTGCTGCAGTTTAA
- a CDS encoding NAD(P)/FAD-dependent oxidoreductase encodes MLRLSDIILPLDHAPEDLERAVCARLGIKPEALHRVHMVRRGNDARKKSAIKLVYVLDVEVDDEAGILTGFAEDQHVRATPDTSYHFPVMAPADYKGPRPVVIGAGPCGLLAALILAQMGLKPIIIERGKAVRERTKDTWGLWRKGVLDPESNVQYGEGGAGTFSDGKLYSRIKDPRHLGRKVLVEFVKAGAPDDILYEAHPHIGTFRLVTMVMSMRDTIEKLGGEYRFSTRVSGFDVQGEGEDRKLRGLHLADGGYLETSHVIMAVGHSSRDTFHALHDAGIFMEAKPFAIGVRIEHPQSWIDKARFGPCAGNEILGAAAYSLSHQCSNGRTVYSFCMCPGGRVVAATSEEGRVVTNGMSQYSRAEFNANSGLVVTIDPGKDYPGGPLAGIAFQRHWEDLAYIAGGSNYQAPGQKLGDLLAGRASSGDFGAVIPSYKPGVHLTDLRECLPDYVIDSIREALPVFGRQVPGYDHPDVIMTGVETRTSSPLRITRGKDLQSLNTRGLYPAGEGAGYAGGILSAAVDGIRVAEALAAELVK; translated from the coding sequence ATGCTACGCCTCTCCGACATCATCCTGCCGCTCGACCACGCCCCCGAGGATCTGGAGCGCGCCGTCTGCGCCAGGCTGGGGATCAAACCCGAAGCGCTGCACCGCGTGCATATGGTCCGCCGGGGCAATGACGCGCGCAAGAAAAGCGCGATCAAGCTGGTCTATGTGCTGGATGTCGAAGTGGATGACGAAGCTGGCATCCTCACCGGTTTCGCCGAGGATCAGCATGTGCGGGCCACGCCCGACACCTCCTACCACTTCCCGGTGATGGCGCCTGCCGATTACAAGGGCCCGCGCCCGGTGGTGATCGGCGCTGGGCCTTGCGGTCTGCTGGCGGCGCTGATTCTGGCGCAGATGGGGCTGAAACCGATCATCATCGAGCGTGGCAAGGCCGTGCGCGAACGCACCAAGGACACCTGGGGCCTGTGGCGCAAGGGCGTGCTCGATCCGGAATCCAACGTGCAATATGGCGAGGGCGGTGCGGGCACCTTCTCCGATGGCAAGCTCTACAGCCGTATCAAGGACCCGCGTCATCTGGGCCGCAAAGTGCTGGTGGAGTTCGTGAAGGCCGGTGCGCCCGACGATATCCTCTACGAAGCGCATCCGCATATCGGCACCTTCCGCCTCGTCACCATGGTGATGAGCATGCGCGACACCATCGAGAAGCTGGGCGGCGAATATCGTTTCAGCACCCGCGTTTCGGGCTTCGATGTGCAGGGCGAGGGCGAGGATCGAAAGCTGCGCGGTCTGCATCTGGCCGATGGCGGTTACCTTGAAACCAGCCATGTGATCATGGCGGTGGGCCACTCCAGCCGCGACACCTTCCATGCCCTGCATGACGCGGGGATCTTTATGGAGGCCAAGCCCTTCGCCATCGGCGTGCGGATCGAGCATCCGCAAAGCTGGATCGACAAGGCCCGCTTCGGCCCCTGCGCCGGGAACGAGATTCTGGGCGCGGCGGCCTATTCGCTGTCTCATCAATGCTCGAACGGGCGCACGGTTTATTCCTTCTGCATGTGCCCCGGCGGGCGCGTGGTGGCCGCGACCAGCGAGGAAGGCCGCGTCGTCACCAACGGCATGAGCCAGTATTCGCGCGCGGAATTCAACGCCAACTCGGGGCTGGTGGTGACGATCGATCCGGGCAAGGACTATCCGGGTGGGCCTCTGGCGGGCATCGCCTTCCAGCGCCACTGGGAGGATCTGGCCTATATCGCCGGGGGCAGCAACTATCAGGCGCCGGGGCAGAAGCTGGGCGATCTGCTGGCGGGGCGGGCTTCGTCAGGCGATTTTGGCGCGGTGATCCCCAGCTACAAGCCGGGCGTCCACCTGACCGATCTGCGCGAATGTCTGCCCGATTATGTGATCGACTCGATCCGCGAGGCGCTGCCGGTGTTTGGCCGTCAGGTGCCCGGTTACGACCATCCCGATGTTATCATGACCGGCGTGGAAACGCGCACTTCGTCTCCTTTGCGCATTACGCGGGGGAAGGATTTGCAGTCTCTGAACACGCGCGGGCTGTATCCGGCGGGTGAGGGGGCCGGTTATGCTGGCGGGATTCTGTCTGCGGCGGTGGATGGGATTCGGGTGGCGGAAGCCTTGGCAGCAGAATTGGTGAAGTAA
- a CDS encoding MarR family winged helix-turn-helix transcriptional regulator, with amino-acid sequence MHQRLCVCTTMRRATRALTRAYDEALAPFGITVQQFAILRDIQRAGTIPLPRLAEGLVMDRTSLYRALPPLEREGLLVLESPSPRSRTATLTPAGQQRVADANPAWESLQTRILSAMQPGEWDQMQSSADRLATQLVSGTI; translated from the coding sequence ATGCATCAAAGACTCTGCGTCTGCACCACCATGCGCCGCGCCACCCGCGCGCTCACCCGCGCCTATGACGAAGCGCTGGCCCCTTTCGGCATCACGGTGCAACAATTCGCCATCCTGCGCGACATCCAGCGCGCCGGCACCATCCCCCTGCCCCGCCTTGCCGAGGGTCTGGTGATGGACCGCACCAGCCTCTACCGCGCCCTGCCCCCGCTGGAGCGCGAGGGCCTGCTGGTGCTGGAAAGCCCATCCCCGCGCAGCCGCACCGCCACCCTCACCCCGGCAGGCCAGCAGCGGGTGGCGGATGCCAACCCGGCATGGGAATCCCTGCAAACCCGCATCCTCAGCGCCATGCAACCGGGCGAATGGGACCAGATGCAATCCAGCGCCGACCGCCTCGCCACCCAGCTTGTCTCAGGAACCATCTGA